A region of Vigna radiata var. radiata cultivar VC1973A chromosome 10, Vradiata_ver6, whole genome shotgun sequence DNA encodes the following proteins:
- the LOC106774624 gene encoding U-box domain-containing protein 62-like isoform X1, giving the protein MSSEDITLVPDQRIENGLSSPLVFQDDPLRFNCPTPQRRVGDPGPKTRELGAFIDEKMFIDRDRFFAAQNPDFRRYAECSSRQEPRNWTVNGTAATPSEDDXSDEXDEDDXDXDDDEGDTEVEGLVGGGSKREIIANNNGGGGNLPSVANGKAHAFVSGRDLLGKDGGDIGQLVLSNVNGGGDEDHRQEGLGKSQNSVTVAETDCEEYYSHYLQGADGVSGHKVMVDDGGCGFSGRKDAMYSTESGESLRNILSDPVTGALMDDAMILPCGHSFSGSGIQHVIRMKACCTCSQPTTEESISPNLSLRAAVQAYRREEESQFYRSPKRRRERFDQGGFGDSSVMEPSRNRGVQFPYAVMDRVVIKGNKRIPQRFVGREAIVTTQCLNGWYVVKTLDNAESVKLQYRSLAKVLDDPSKPSSSKMSPNWL; this is encoded by the exons ATGTCCTCCGAAGACATCACCCTCGTCCCCGACCAGAGGATCGAGAACGGTCTCAGCTCCCCTCTTGTCTTCCAAGACGACCCTCTCCGCTTCAATTGCCCCACGCCGCAGCGTCGGGTCGGAGACCCGGGTCCTAAAACCCGTGAACTCGGCGCCTTCATCGACGAGAAGATGTTCATTGACCGCGACCGCTTCTTCGCCGCTCAGAACCCCGACTTCCGCCGCTACGCCGAGTGCTCCTCCCGCCAAGAGCCCCGCAATTGGACCGTCAACGGCACCGCCGCCACTCCCAGCGAGGACGACGANTCCGACGAGGANGACGAAGATGACGANGATGANGACGACGACGAAGGNGATACNGAAGTTGAAGGACTCGTCGGTGGTGGAAGCAAAAGGGAAATTATCGCTAATAACAACGGTGGCGGTGGTAATTTGCCTTCTGTTGCAAACGGGAAAGCTCACGCTTTTG TTTCTGGGAGAGACCTGTTGGGGAAGGATGGTGGAGATATTGGGCAGTTGGTGCTTAGCAATGTGAATGGTGGTGGTGATGAAGATCATCGGCAAGAGGGGTTAGGTAAGTCTCAGAATTCTGTCACCGTTGCTGAAACTGACTGTGAGGAGTACTATTCGCACTACCTTCAAGGTGCTGATGGGGTTTCTGGCCACAAAGTTATGGTGGATGATGGTGGTTGTGGGTTTAGTGGGAGAAAGGATGCAATGTATTCTACCGAGTCAGGGGAATCACTCAGGAATATTCTTTCAGATCCTGTTAC TGGAGCTCTTATGGATGACGCGATGATATTACCGTGTGGACATTCATTTAGCGGAAGTGGAATACAGCATGTTATTAGAATG AAAGCTTGCTGCACCTGTTCTCAACCCACAACCGAGGAATCAATATCTCCAAACCTAT CACTTCGAGCTGCTGTGCAGGCATATCGTCGAGAAGAGGAGTCTCAATTCTACCGGTCAcctaaaagaagaagagagagattTGATCAG GGTGGATTTGGAGACTCATCTGTTATGGAACCATCAAGGAATAGAGGTGTTCAGTTTCCGTATGCTGTTATGGACCGGGTTGTCATAAAG GGAAACAAAAGGATACCACAACGCTTTGTTGGGCGTGAAGCGATTGTAACAACGCAATGCCTGAATGGATG GTATGTAGTGAAGACATTGGACAATGCAGAGAGTGTAAAGTTGCAGTATCGATCACTCGCGAAGGTTTTGGATGATCCTTCAAAGCCTTCCTCCAGCAAGATGTCACCTAATTGGCTTTAG
- the LOC106774624 gene encoding U-box domain-containing protein 62-like isoform X2, with protein MSSEDITLVPDQRIENGLSSPLVFQDDPLRFNCPTPQRRVGDPGPKTRELGAFIDEKMFIDRDRFFAAQNPDFRRYAECSSRQEPRNWTVNGTAATPSEDDXSDEXDEDDXDXDDDEGDTEVEGLVGGGSKREIIANNNGGGGNLPSVANGKAHAFVSGRDLLGKDGGDIGQLVLSNVNGGGDEDHRQEGLGKSQNSVTVAETDCEEYYSHYLQGADGVSGHKVMVDDGGCGFSGRKDAMYSTESGESLRNILSDPVTKLAAPVLNPQPRNQYLQTYAYRREEESQFYRSPKRRRERFDQGGFGDSSVMEPSRNRGVQFPYAVMDRVVIKGNKRIPQRFVGREAIVTTQCLNGWYVVKTLDNAESVKLQYRSLAKVLDDPSKPSSSKMSPNWL; from the exons ATGTCCTCCGAAGACATCACCCTCGTCCCCGACCAGAGGATCGAGAACGGTCTCAGCTCCCCTCTTGTCTTCCAAGACGACCCTCTCCGCTTCAATTGCCCCACGCCGCAGCGTCGGGTCGGAGACCCGGGTCCTAAAACCCGTGAACTCGGCGCCTTCATCGACGAGAAGATGTTCATTGACCGCGACCGCTTCTTCGCCGCTCAGAACCCCGACTTCCGCCGCTACGCCGAGTGCTCCTCCCGCCAAGAGCCCCGCAATTGGACCGTCAACGGCACCGCCGCCACTCCCAGCGAGGACGACGANTCCGACGAGGANGACGAAGATGACGANGATGANGACGACGACGAAGGNGATACNGAAGTTGAAGGACTCGTCGGTGGTGGAAGCAAAAGGGAAATTATCGCTAATAACAACGGTGGCGGTGGTAATTTGCCTTCTGTTGCAAACGGGAAAGCTCACGCTTTTG TTTCTGGGAGAGACCTGTTGGGGAAGGATGGTGGAGATATTGGGCAGTTGGTGCTTAGCAATGTGAATGGTGGTGGTGATGAAGATCATCGGCAAGAGGGGTTAGGTAAGTCTCAGAATTCTGTCACCGTTGCTGAAACTGACTGTGAGGAGTACTATTCGCACTACCTTCAAGGTGCTGATGGGGTTTCTGGCCACAAAGTTATGGTGGATGATGGTGGTTGTGGGTTTAGTGGGAGAAAGGATGCAATGTATTCTACCGAGTCAGGGGAATCACTCAGGAATATTCTTTCAGATCCTGTTAC AAAGCTTGCTGCACCTGTTCTCAACCCACAACCGAGGAATCAATATCTCCAAACCTAT GCATATCGTCGAGAAGAGGAGTCTCAATTCTACCGGTCAcctaaaagaagaagagagagattTGATCAG GGTGGATTTGGAGACTCATCTGTTATGGAACCATCAAGGAATAGAGGTGTTCAGTTTCCGTATGCTGTTATGGACCGGGTTGTCATAAAG GGAAACAAAAGGATACCACAACGCTTTGTTGGGCGTGAAGCGATTGTAACAACGCAATGCCTGAATGGATG GTATGTAGTGAAGACATTGGACAATGCAGAGAGTGTAAAGTTGCAGTATCGATCACTCGCGAAGGTTTTGGATGATCCTTCAAAGCCTTCCTCCAGCAAGATGTCACCTAATTGGCTTTAG
- the LOC106774686 gene encoding uncharacterized protein LOC106774686, with amino-acid sequence MAKLRMGSCILLXGFARDLFVRHSMKXKLIXGLNGIXTEEQKGIISQSPFKWFLELKDDIKLGRNILSDLLERWDDERGGFCFGGKFVELKEIXVTLSLGLGLDGQQINLKEKRLGKSDCRKHFAKANEKYDLQVIYDFILKKHKKLASLDVCRLYILVGISEILLSNRTKTIFPILFEIVDKINDLGRFCWGRVVYQYLLRSFSKTCTAWNEGKGARTVYVEGCVYVLQVWFCDRFVPSNNLVHKNPRILHWIDVNVGDNFIKSAMETGVTLDDYGPSMREMRQPFVKASFNVGGEEVRKKAHSKSATNEKQKKDVDDGLDAAVEEQEAEIKALEEELAALKTELVEEKEEYYGGYSTPCNQNENINNYGREGDDCNNETVMKHYMRRKRFKSDVCKTPYTGYSPKL; translated from the exons aTGGCCAAACTGCGTATGGGATCGTGTATTTTACTTNCAGGCTTTGCAAGAGAT TTGTTTGTTCGACATTCAATGAAAANAAAGTTGATTNGTGGTTTGAATGGAATTTTNACTGAGGAGCAGAAGGGTATTATTTCACAAAGTCCATTTAAATGGTTTTTAGAACTAAAGGATGACATTAAGCTTGGTAGGAATATACTGAGCGATTTATTAGAAAGGTGGGATGATGAGAGGGGTGGTTTTTGTTTTGGAGGAAAATTTGTGGAATTAAAGGAAATANATGTTACTTTAAGTTTAGGGTTGGGTTTAGATGGTCAGCAGATTaacttgaaagagaaaagacTTGGAAAAAGTGATTGTCGGAAGCACTTTGCAAAAGCAAACGAAAAATATGATTTGCAAGTTATATATGACTTTATATTGAAGAAACACAAGAAGTTGGCTTCATTAGATGTTTGTAGGCTATACATTTTGGTAGGAATTTCTGAGATATTGTTATCCAATCGTACTAAAACAATATTcccaattttgtttgaaatagttgataaaataaatgatttggGTAGGTTTTGTTGGGGTCGTGTAGTTTACCAATATCTACTTCGTAGTTTTAGCAAAACTTGTACAGCTTGGAATGAAGGAAAAGGTGCAAGGACTGTGTATGTCGAAGGTTGTGTGTACGTGTTGCAG gtttggttttgtgatcGTTTTGTTCCTTCTAATAATTTAGTACATAAAAATCCAAGAATTCTGCATTGGATTGATGTCAATGTAGGTgacaatttcataaaatctgCTATGGAGACGGGTGTG ACGCTTGATGACTATGGTCCATCAATGAGAGAAATGAGGCAGCCATTTGTGAAAGCATCATTTAATGTAGGTGGAGAGGAAGTAAGGAAGAAAGCACATTCAAAGTCAGCAACCAATGAAAAACAGAAGAAAGATGTTGATGATGGTTTAGATGCTGCTGTAGAGGAACAAGAAGCTGAAATTAAAGCACTTGAAGAAGAATTGGCTGCATTGAAGACTGAGTTGGTTGAGGAGAAAGAAGAATATTATGGTGGTTACAGTACCCCATGTAACCAAAATGAGAATATTAACAACTATGGACGTGAGGGAGATGATTGCAACAATGAAACTGTTATGAAGCATTATATGCGTCGAAAGCGGTTCAAAAGTGATGTTTGTAAAACTCCGTACACCGGATACAGTCCCAAACTTTAA